One window from the genome of Pedococcus badiiscoriae encodes:
- a CDS encoding MMPL family transporter, which produces MSDAPDHPLPAAAHPDRSASALSHLGGLVGRHPRTVIVVWLIAVVAAFAGATGAFGNQSLFDRLKSGEPSVAGENLHGRDLLVAAGRSGTSTHLLQVTGVDASAPASVRAVRTAAEAISRIDGVASFAAPQLVPGGLGSPAARALLPTSGNGFAAVVTYDPGLASAARDRAQTQVDAQFARLVAAVPGAKGTTGGLADLIKSITSQVEVDLRAGEGIALPISFLVMVLVFGGFVAAGMPIFGAIASIGGALASLLAFSHVIDLDASVVNVVTVLGLGLCIDYGLLTVSRFREELRGRVQGRPASEITQEEILASVARTVDSAGRTVVFSGLTVAISLGGLLVFEASILKAIGSAGLSVVLVAMLVALTLVPALCVVGARRLLKRGTEMAPDVGVFSRLATRVFRHPLLIIVAVLAVLGTLAAPALHLRLTSSGRELLPVSAPQREFFTALERSYPQLSGPDVQVVAQAGLQETQAYAAALPVVDGHRLVGRVERVADGLTLVDIDTPGGPLDEGARHAVAALRADRPAFPTSVIGQASGLRDFTDSLRARAPIAFALVALATLVLLFLMTGSVVIPVKALLMNVVSLGASLGVVVWVFQQAHLEGPLGFQSVGAIESTIPMLVLAFGFGLSMDYEVFLLSRIVELHERGASNDQAVIAGLQRSGRIITSAAVLVVIVFSGFVAGQLLVIKETGVGLAVAVLIDATLVRMLLVPATMALLGDWNWWAPAGLRRWHARFGITE; this is translated from the coding sequence GTGTCCGACGCCCCAGACCATCCGCTCCCCGCCGCCGCCCACCCCGACCGGTCCGCGTCGGCCCTGTCGCACCTCGGTGGTCTCGTGGGGCGTCACCCCCGGACGGTCATCGTGGTCTGGCTCATCGCGGTCGTCGCCGCCTTCGCGGGCGCGACCGGCGCCTTCGGCAACCAGTCGCTGTTCGACCGCCTCAAGTCCGGCGAACCCTCCGTGGCCGGGGAGAACCTCCACGGCCGCGACCTGCTCGTGGCCGCCGGCCGATCCGGCACCTCGACCCACCTGCTCCAGGTCACCGGGGTCGATGCCTCGGCCCCCGCGAGTGTCAGGGCCGTGCGCACTGCCGCCGAGGCGATCAGCCGCATCGACGGGGTGGCCTCGTTCGCCGCGCCCCAGCTGGTGCCCGGGGGCCTCGGCAGTCCGGCAGCCAGGGCCCTGCTGCCGACCTCCGGAAACGGGTTCGCGGCGGTGGTGACCTACGACCCCGGTCTCGCGAGCGCGGCGCGCGACCGGGCGCAGACCCAGGTCGACGCGCAGTTCGCGCGCCTCGTCGCCGCCGTGCCCGGCGCCAAGGGCACGACGGGCGGCCTCGCCGACCTCATCAAGTCCATCACCTCCCAGGTGGAGGTCGACCTGCGGGCCGGCGAGGGGATCGCCCTTCCGATCAGCTTCCTGGTCATGGTGCTGGTCTTCGGTGGTTTCGTGGCCGCCGGCATGCCGATCTTCGGCGCCATCGCCTCCATCGGCGGCGCGCTCGCGTCGCTGCTCGCGTTCTCGCACGTCATCGACCTCGACGCCAGCGTGGTGAACGTCGTCACGGTCCTCGGGCTGGGTCTGTGCATCGACTACGGGCTGCTCACGGTCAGCCGCTTCCGCGAGGAGCTGCGCGGCCGCGTGCAGGGTCGACCTGCATCCGAGATCACCCAGGAGGAGATCCTCGCGTCGGTCGCCCGCACGGTGGACTCGGCCGGGCGCACCGTCGTGTTCTCCGGCCTGACCGTGGCGATCTCCCTCGGCGGTCTGCTCGTCTTCGAGGCGTCGATCCTCAAGGCCATCGGGTCCGCCGGTCTGTCCGTCGTCCTCGTGGCCATGCTGGTGGCGCTCACCCTGGTGCCCGCGCTGTGCGTCGTCGGCGCGCGCCGACTGCTCAAGCGAGGCACCGAGATGGCTCCCGACGTGGGCGTCTTCTCGCGCCTCGCCACGAGGGTCTTCCGGCACCCGCTCCTCATCATCGTCGCGGTGCTCGCCGTGCTCGGGACCCTGGCCGCCCCGGCGCTGCACCTGCGGCTGACCTCCTCCGGCCGCGAGCTGCTGCCGGTCAGCGCGCCCCAGCGCGAGTTCTTCACGGCCCTGGAGCGCAGCTACCCGCAGCTGTCCGGTCCCGACGTGCAGGTGGTCGCCCAGGCTGGGCTCCAGGAGACCCAGGCGTATGCCGCGGCGTTGCCCGTCGTCGACGGGCACCGCCTGGTCGGCAGGGTCGAGCGGGTCGCCGACGGGCTGACCCTCGTGGACATCGACACCCCCGGCGGACCGCTGGACGAGGGCGCGCGCCATGCCGTGGCGGCGCTGCGAGCCGACCGCCCCGCCTTCCCCACCTCGGTGATCGGCCAGGCCTCCGGGTTGCGCGACTTCACCGACTCGCTGCGCGCGCGGGCCCCGATCGCCTTCGCCCTCGTCGCCCTCGCCACCCTGGTGCTGCTCTTCCTCATGACCGGCTCGGTCGTCATCCCGGTCAAGGCGCTGCTCATGAACGTCGTGTCCCTCGGTGCCAGCCTGGGGGTCGTCGTGTGGGTCTTCCAGCAGGCCCACCTCGAGGGCCCGCTGGGCTTCCAGTCCGTCGGGGCGATCGAGTCGACGATCCCGATGCTGGTGCTGGCCTTCGGTTTCGGGCTGTCGATGGACTACGAGGTGTTCCTGCTGTCGCGGATCGTCGAGCTGCACGAACGGGGCGCGAGCAACGACCAGGCCGTCATTGCGGGGCTCCAACGGTCGGGGCGGATCATCACCTCGGCAGCGGTGCTCGTCGTGATCGTCTTCTCGGGCTTCGTCGCCGGTCAGCTGCTCGTCATCAAGGAGACCGGTGTGGGTCTGGCCGTCGCAGTGCTGATCGACGCGACGCTGGTCCGGATGCTGCTCGTGCCGGCCACGATGGCCCTGCTCGGGGACTGGAACTGGTGGGCCCCGGCAGGACTGCGCCGCTGGCACGCCCGTTTCGGCATCACTGAGTGA